The genomic region TCGGGTGATACAGCGCTCGCAGCGTCCTCCATAACCGTTTTGAATCACCCTTAGACCCCGATATCAAATACGCAAAACGAGgaagcggtggtggtggtggaggtggtggtggtgacggGGTACTACTAGTAATTATCACATTTTCAATAAAGATACCATCTTTAGTTTGATTTGTTGCCTTAGAATAATGTGATATAAGATCATTGATAGTTTGAATTGAAGAAGGTGATAATGATAATCCTATGTTAAAACATGCTACAACTAAAAAAACACTAACAATTAAACTAATTACTAAGGGAAATGCCCATCTCTTCTCCATGATCATCGGAAATTTGTTCTCAAACCCCGTCAGCATCAAAATCGTccttatgaaaaaaaaaaaaaaaaaaaaaccttaggATTACACCATAATAAATTAAGATACAAAAACTCACAAAATCCCTTCAAATCACTCAATTCAAGATGATTTCAActcccttcaaaaaaaaaaaaaaaaaaaaaagatgatttCAACTATTAATATGATGCATTAAATCAATAAATAAATTacctaataaaaataataataaaacataacTTTCTTGCCTAAATTACCAACTTTATTTCAATACATGCCATATAAGAGAACAAGATTTTGCATAAAGTTGAATATAATTAATCAAAGTTTTAGAAACAAATAAAGTAGACTATCAAAAATATTTGACTGATAAATCAAGGGGTATAACGAGAACGGATTCTCTGTCCCATTTTCCGACTCATATTTAAGGCAGTATACTAAAAACATAGAATCAACAAAAAACGTTCAACATTTACGTACGAACAATAAAACTGAAGCTTAAAAAATGCAAATTGAATTCTAAACAACAGTTATAAATAACCAGGAATATAATTAAGAAAAATAAAATCCTActataatcacacaattaatataattaattacaaCAAATgtgaaacaaaaaaataaaaaattacccAGTTGGTAAAAAGTTAAAATGTGTAAAGGGTAGGTGACAAAATTTGAAGGAGGATAATAATGGATGGACAAATGGACGGTTTATTATGAAAGTGAGATAAAAGTATGAAACACGTTGAAGTAAAGGTGACAAAGTGGGGGACTGAGAAAAATGAGGACGAAGAACTCTGAGAAGGTGGGAGAAAATGAACAAGTGTATTCGAGGACTCGAGGTCCCACTCTTGACTTAGTCGTGTTTGAGATGGTTTTAACTTTATACAAGTACTTCCTGTTTTTCTCAATctcgattatttgtttacctattttgtCCTAGGATGTTTCcgttaattatttatttttttattttaaaaatgtctttatgaacaatttgatgATTCACACTCAAAATTGACACTTGTCATTTACTGATTGGCCACATCCTCTTTTCTGGTTTTTGCACCAAAacaggtaaacaaatgaccgaaatAAAGGGagtaaaatactccctcctattcactcatCTCTTCCCCTCccattttgcacaagaaataagaaaatgattttggaccacacaaaacactctaccCCACATACAATtgaatttagaccacacaaaaccttccaaaaaaaggaaagaggcAAGAAAATCCGATTATCATGAAAACTGAAAGATGGAGGAAATGAGTGAATAGGAGAGAGTATGTACTTATTACCAAGTCGATTTTAATCAAAGATGTTAGTTATCCaaataaacacaaattctcattgaagacatgacatatccgtcacaagctgaagacggataccattttacctcacaatgtacccactttttctctctctgcaacactattcatgtggtcccctttctccactaacccattttgttaccattttatctcacaaaatatccgtcacaaatggtaacccgtcacaagggagaccaattgccaAATAAAATGGTtaagttattaagagatgaactaaaatgaattaaatagagctgaactgaactgaataaaaCTGAGTTGAATTAAAATGAGTTGAAATTAAGCAAAAAAGAACAATACCTTAAAATGATTGAAGTTTAATCTCACAATCaaactactactccctccattcaactccacactaccactttcttttttcacgtttgccaacgcgtcttttacgcgctaaatatcgttagctacgtatttgcaaaaaatataaaagttagatattcttaatgtactcgtaacgacgaataaaacaagatcgcacatgaatatattttcacttatgtattgggagaaaattgaaattgaatgtttaactatgaatagtgtacaaaatagataatggtagtgtggagttgaatggagggagtataatcatGAGAGAGGTGATATTCGTCAAATATCAAATCagatttatcaaaaaaaaaaaaaaaaaacaaattcttGTTCTAGACGTTTTTTTTCGTCTGAAGCTCCAAACGAGCATATGTGACTATTTTGTGATTAAGGCGCATTTTTTTGGATGAAACTAATCGATCAATCAAcgataggatcgaatcgaatcgaacttataggatctcgaatcgaatcgaacttatagaatctgaatcgaatcgaacttataggatcgaatcgaacttataggatctcgaatcgaatcgaatcaacttataggatcgaagtgaacttaaattaagtgaggtataggatctcgaatcaatttataggatcgaatcgaatcgaactaaacttataggatcgaatcaagttataggatctcgaatcgaatcgaatcgaaatgaactaaatcgaatcgaatcgaacttataagatctgaagtgaacttaaattaagtgactttaagtccaaaagaacatggcctaaatGTAACCACAATGGGATAATCAATGTTACCGCTTATGACTTGTTTTTCAATAGTAATCACATCTAAttgtaaaatggttataaaatcgCGTTTTATTACTTCAGATAAAAAATGGGTCGTCTGAAGCAAGACCGACGGTAAAAAGAATGGCTAATACAACATGCTCCGTATTCGAGTACAAACATAACAGAAAATGCATTCAAAAACACAAGACAAGTATAAAAACTGTAactttgttgtttaattgatctttatctctctacaatccttctcttcctctctctaaaTTAGTGTGAAAATCAAGAGATCTGACCCTTTTTTTGTGCTAAATCTCGGACAACCCTTCTAAGAAGGGAGTCTGATTTTAATTGCAGAATCaaaaattttgttttttgattCCATTTCAGGTAATCTTGCGCCTAATTttgattgattatttgattttattatttttaatttatgatTTTGATTAGTTTTTAgtacatttatttgaaattctTCTTAATTTCATAATTTGTATTCTGAATTATCATTGCTCAATTGGGTACTTTTTCGATCTGTTGATTGTGGCTAAagttgttgaatttggttgaaaatttgtcatcaatttctgggttttttgaattttgtgtAAAGTTGTTAAATTTTATTGAATTATTGggtttttaattagtttaattgatCACATGCATGTTTTTTGATCggtttttgttattataaatACATTTCTGTTCGTTTAATAAATTATTTAGTTATGATTGATTCATGTTTCTTGATTAGTTGTAGAGCACCTCAATAGCATGCATGCATGATTATGTGTAGACTATCGAGTTTGTTATCACTCCCTCTGtcgtaatcatttgtttacctttgatcaAAATACgcctaataaaaaataaaaaaggtaaacaaatgattgagacgaggAACGAGGGAGTATTAGTTTGGATAAATGCCTTATGTTGTGTGTTATTGTTTAGTTCACAAATCATGATTAGTTTTTGAGAACCTTAATTCAATTGTTGAGTGATCTTTATAGTTATGATCCAAATGATTTCGGGGTTTCAGAATTTAATCTGCTAAGACATGTTTTTGGGTCCAATTTTGCTCTATAAGATCGGTGCACATTGATCAATTGTAGCTGTTAATGTTGATGTATTAAAGAAAGTGATAGGATACCACCATGTGATACCAAGACCCGGtaccaccctctcacatgcacaATGCAGGCCCCACCAAGTaggatatactccctccgtcccaatcttatttttaccttttttattctttgtgggTGTACTttaaatcaaaggtaaacaaatgattggaatggagggagtataatttaaaaCGTATGTGAGAGGGCGGCATTGAGTTTTGAGTATCTTTAGGTGGATATGTGGCGCCaacttatcttcttattttgaattgattgtgaacatTGTAGATTACTGGTATATGTGCAGGGAATAATGGGTGTGGAAGTTGAAGGATCGGAGTTGCCCAAGGTGAATGAGGAAGCCAAAGTGGTTGTTCATGACATGGAAAACGGTATAACGAATGAGTCTGAACCCATCACCTTTGGCTCACAAGGCTGTGACGAGGAACAACCTAAAGAAGAGGCAAAGAATGTCTCAAATACCAATCTTCCAAAGGATGCCACTGATGAGTGGCCCGCTGAGCCCCAAGTCCATTCCTTTTGGATCGTCAAGTATCGGCCTTATGAGGATCCCAAGTTAAAATCGGAAATTGAACAGCTTGAAAAAGACATTCAAAAGAAGAGTGCACAAATTAACCTGATATATGATGAAATTAATCCTAAAAGGGTTAGTTAAGAGCTATTATCATCTTACTTCCATGCATTTTCCTTGTTTGCGCTTGAGTTTCTTGACATGGTACCAGTGGCATAACCATAAATTTTCCATTTTGGGGATGAAATATTCCTTCCCCATTTCGGGTGTTACAGCACAGTGTCTTTGCATGATATGCCCTAGGACGCCCTCGTGCGGTCGTGCCTATCAATGGAGAGGAAGTATTGTTTATGATAGGATGGGATAGGATTTGTATGATCACTTAGAGAATTCTTTTTTGACTGCCGCCTACCTTTTTATTATTAGTATTTActccgtgtttttttttttgaacttgtTCTCTTTCAAATGATATCGTCATTGTTGTGGGTTTTTGAAGGACTTTTATAGTTGTGTTGCTTGCTTTCTTTTTTCCAAGCATATCTTTCACCCTTTTTTTTCTCCGAGGGATGATCTTTGTAGTTTTGGGTGCTGCAATTGGAGTGATTTAGTTTCTTAATTAATAGTATATTTGTACGTATATAATTCTTTTGCATCAGAATTAACAATTCATAGTGTGGTTGGCTAATGTATGATATACTTTAGGCTTTCCGTTAACCCTTCCATTGATAAGGCTATGGCTAGTTGAAATTTAGAAACTCAAGTGACCTAGTAGCTGGTAAAGTTTGAAACTGTGAACACAGCATCCATGGCAAGCCGAGTTTTATCTGTAGAAAGGTTCACGTGACATGGTGGCATATTTGTGATTTAAAGTGGTTGAATTGCTATCATTTTTTTCAGGGATACATGAGGCCCATTCTCTTTAGTAACTTTTGTTATTGCGAATTGTTCATCATTAGGAATTGACTTGGGTTGCACTCTCTGTTGCTTGCAGGCTGAGAAAGAAGAATTGCATGCGATAATGTCGTCCTTAGGCGAGGAGAAATCACAATACCAGGAATTTATAGACCAGAAAAGGAAAGAACTGAAACCATTGCAAGATGCTTTGGGTGACTTGCGTGGTCCAGGGCGGGAGAAAGGAGTTGCCATATGCTCTTCTGAAGAAGAGCTAAATGGAATTGTGAGCTTTAATCAAATATTTTTGAAATGGTATGTGCATTAATATTTTGGAGGCGTTGAGTAAGTTGGGATGTACGCTAATGCAGATACGAAGTTTGGAGTATCACATACAACATGAAAGTGTGTCTTTGAAGGAGGAGAAACAAATCTTAAGAGAAATTAAAGAATATGAAGCAACAAGGCCAAAAGTGATTGCAAATGCTGCTATGAGAGCAAAGGTTCAGGAGTCGATGGGGCAAAAGGAAACAATCCAGGATCAGGTCAAGGTATATGACGTGATCAAATATTATTATACAACTTTTTAGCATAAAGATGAGCAACACAAAATATCAGCTTTCAGTGTCCTGAAACCCATTGTGCTACAACATAGACCTAGAAAACGCCATCATTCGGGTTGGATACAGGTTGTTCATTTCAGTTTGGGTCGAGTGATTTTGAGATTTCGTATGTTTCGACTTTCGACTGTTATTATTGGGTCATTTCGGAGTGTGCACAGGCCGAGTTTGTCAGTCTACTACATCATGCATGCACGATCACTTGTTATAGTGCAATATTTTTGCTTCCGGTTACCATTAACAGAATAACAGTATTATTTTGTTTTGTTGCTGTAGCTTTTAGGTACTGACTTGGATGGAGTAAGGAAGCAGAAGGCAGCAGTGCAAGTAAAAAGGGACCAGCTGCATGCACAAGTGAGTGTTCGCAAAGATCAGATAGCTAAACTATATACTGATGTGAAAGTGCTCAAGGAGAAGAGGCAGGAAGCGATTGATGCTGTGCAGGAATTGAAGAAAAAACGTGAAGCTGGGGTATATGCTCTTATCTTTGTTAATTCTCGGCCTAGGGTTTGTTTCTACGGAGTATATGTTTGTTTCAATGTTTTAGCTGGGGCATATGTTTTGCTAAGGTCTTTATTTTCgcgtctttgatttggaatggtCAGCAGGTTTGTGTTAGAATAGCTATTATTTTGGTTCACAGCTGTTTTGACATATCCTTTTATTTGAGATTAGTGTTTACTCTTGTGGTCTTAGAAACGTCATATCTGCTCTTCTTTTGAAGCGTTTACATGCCTTTGAGATCTTCTGCGACTTAGTCGAGACTTGTGGAAGTAAAGTCATGTTCTGTTGGAGCACAAAATGCTTTAAGCAGTCATTTTGTTGGTTTTTGAGGCTAAAAACATGGTATAATTAGTTTCAGCCTTGGAATTGTTGTGTTTCCACAGCCTCATCTCGTTCTTTGTGCCATAAACGAGGCTTATACCACTTCAAAATGCTATCGTGTTAGTTGGTAACCTAGTAAACCTCAATTAAGTGGTCATGATGATAGTGTGAATGCCGTTTCTATGTTGTTGATTTGTggtgttgtttttattgttgtgTTTCTGGGTTTTTGGATTACAAAGAGGACTCAAACGAAAGTGAGAATGCAGTTGGTTTTTTGTATTTGTATTTGCTTTGGCATTTGGGGATGTTTGTTTTGCATTTTCCATCGTTGCTTCGTAGTATGCATCAGTCATTTGAACTTGCTGTTTGAAAGTAGTCCATTGATACTAGTGTACGTGTTCTTTTTTGTCCAGAATACCGATTATTATCAAAACCGAACCATTATAAGTAATGTAAAAGCTCTTGCTGCGAAGAAGGATGTAAAGGCTCTCGAGGAACTTGTCAACACCGAGGTTTGTCTGAACCCATTTCACTCTTAGTATGAAATGGTATGCCTCAATCTAATATGAtgtgaaaaatttcaaaatttttaggTTGAAAAATTCATGTCTGAGTGGAACAATAAGGCTTTTAGAAAAAATTACGAGAAGAGGATTTTGTTGTCATTGGACATGCGACAATTGAGTATAGATGGACGGATGAGGAATTTCGATGAGAAGCCACTTGTGAAGTCAGAGTCACCGATGGCTTCTGAACCAGTGGTTTCATCGAAAGCTACAAGTAAACCGCAAAAGGAAGCTTCGATAACTACTCCAGTAGAGGAGAATTTATCTGCTGAAAAAGCTCAAACGGAAACTAGAAAAGGGAGCAAAGAGTCGAAGGTAATTTTAGACCGATCGTTGGACGACGACGACTTTGTGGtagaaaagccaaagaaaagCACGTCAAATGGCAGTGAAATTGATGCTGCGAAATTGAAAGAGATGAAGAAGGAAGAGGAAAAGGAAAAGCAAAGGCAAGCCGTGGAAAGAAAGAAGAAGCTTCAAGAGAAAGCTGCAGCTAAAGCAGCTCTTAGAGCCCAAAAGGAAGCCGAAAAGAAGCAAAAGGTATTTTCTGTTCGCTGTCATGATTTGTACTTCATACCCCACCTATAACACCGTAACTTGTTCTAATGGTAGCTCAAACATGAAATTTTTATACGGAATTTGAAACGAGACAATAAAATGGCTGATAATATTGATCCGAATAAAACTATAACTTGCTCTACTGAGAGCCCATACATGAATTGATCCTAAGACTATTACTTGATCAGTTAATCTCTTATAATACCATTCTACATGTAAGACCATCAGCCAATTACAACTATACCCATAAAACAAACAATGCAGTAGTAGTTTTTACTTTTTTGGAGGGTATGTAGGTGAAATTACGCTTCCATGGTACTGCCCTGCACAAGTGTTTTTGCTACTTGATATAATGATAGCCCAAACATGAAATTAACCAACAACATCAAAAGAGGCTATAAAATAAATGATAATGATGACCCAAATCAAACCTTTCTTGATTCGGCTTTAAAATTGAGTTTACCCTATAATGACCTAAGCCGAACTTGGCAAAAACCAGAACATTAGTTTTTAGTCATGACTCATGAACATGATGTTTTTAACTTATGCCGTCTTATCGTGTAAATAGGGCCGGGAAAAGAAACTGAAGAAGAAAGAAGGGTCATTAGCACAGCCAGCCGATGAGGACCAGCCAGCTGAAAAGGCAGACATCGATGAACCTGAAAAATCCAATGATGAGGAGGCTGTAGAAACGCCGGCCCCAACAAAATCCAAGGATCAGAAGGAAAATGCTCTCAGAAACCGAAAAACAGTAAAAAGTCGAGGTACGCTTCCCAAAGCCATACTCAAAAAGAAAAAGTCCGCTAATTACTGGCGTTGGGCGTATGCTGGCACTGCCGCCATTACAGTATTACTGCTTATCATCTTTGGCTACAACTATCTTCAGAATATGCGGGTCACCGCGTAAG from Silene latifolia isolate original U9 population chromosome 3, ASM4854445v1, whole genome shotgun sequence harbors:
- the LOC141646980 gene encoding proton pump-interactor 1-like; this translates as MGVEVEGSELPKVNEEAKVVVHDMENGITNESEPITFGSQGCDEEQPKEEAKNVSNTNLPKDATDEWPAEPQVHSFWIVKYRPYEDPKLKSEIEQLEKDIQKKSAQINLIYDEINPKRAEKEELHAIMSSLGEEKSQYQEFIDQKRKELKPLQDALGDLRGPGREKGVAICSSEEELNGIIRSLEYHIQHESVSLKEEKQILREIKEYEATRPKVIANAAMRAKVQESMGQKETIQDQVKLLGTDLDGVRKQKAAVQVKRDQLHAQVSVRKDQIAKLYTDVKVLKEKRQEAIDAVQELKKKREAGNTDYYQNRTIISNVKALAAKKDVKALEELVNTEVEKFMSEWNNKAFRKNYEKRILLSLDMRQLSIDGRMRNFDEKPLVKSESPMASEPVVSSKATSKPQKEASITTPVEENLSAEKAQTETRKGSKESKVILDRSLDDDDFVVEKPKKSTSNGSEIDAAKLKEMKKEEEKEKQRQAVERKKKLQEKAAAKAALRAQKEAEKKQKGREKKLKKKEGSLAQPADEDQPAEKADIDEPEKSNDEEAVETPAPTKSKDQKENALRNRKTVKSRGTLPKAILKKKKSANYWRWAYAGTAAITVLLLIIFGYNYLQNMRVTA